A DNA window from Halorubrum sp. DM2 contains the following coding sequences:
- a CDS encoding SLC13 family permease, which yields MVSDAIVISVVLAAFGLLFFRQIRVYPLTRSITAATGAVVVVALGAISPEEALRSIDSETILLLFGMLAHVEALSRSGFYPWAATQLVRRTGTVRRLVIGTLWLAAILSALALNDAIVLLMTPVLIQAVRDAEVDATGPLVAVILGANIGSVATPLGNPQNAYILSQSGLTTLEFVGVLGPIAGVSLVVTTAMLAVQHNGTPIESTISVPDLDRRWAISSGAFLIGTFVLMAALPTVPAGIIAAGMGICHLAWLQLFRRLPGQKILAEMDWGILVLFVGLFVLVGSVRDTVLVETLQQVGSGLGLAGVTFVLSNLVSNVPAVVLLSTAVSDLTGWYLLAAVSTLAGNATPIASAATLIVLDQASRRGVDLSVVHLIRVGLPVAIVTSVLATTILLV from the coding sequence ATGGTTTCTGACGCGATAGTAATCTCCGTTGTTCTCGCGGCGTTCGGGCTGCTCTTTTTCCGGCAGATCCGGGTCTATCCGCTCACTCGGTCGATCACAGCCGCGACCGGGGCGGTCGTCGTCGTCGCACTTGGAGCTATCTCTCCCGAAGAAGCACTCCGCAGCATCGACAGCGAAACGATCCTGCTGCTGTTCGGGATGCTCGCACACGTCGAGGCGCTGTCGAGAAGTGGATTTTATCCGTGGGCGGCCACACAACTGGTCCGACGGACGGGGACGGTTCGGCGACTGGTGATCGGGACACTCTGGTTGGCTGCGATCTTGAGCGCACTCGCGCTCAATGACGCTATTGTACTTCTGATGACGCCCGTGTTGATACAGGCTGTTCGAGACGCCGAGGTCGACGCCACCGGGCCGCTCGTCGCGGTCATCCTCGGGGCGAACATCGGGAGCGTCGCGACGCCGCTCGGCAACCCACAGAACGCGTACATCCTCAGCCAGAGCGGCCTCACAACGCTCGAGTTCGTGGGTGTACTCGGTCCGATCGCTGGTGTGTCTCTCGTCGTTACGACGGCGATGCTCGCAGTACAGCATAACGGCACGCCAATTGAATCGACTATTTCAGTCCCCGATCTCGATCGTCGGTGGGCGATCTCAAGCGGCGCGTTTCTGATCGGAACGTTCGTACTGATGGCTGCGCTTCCGACGGTACCCGCCGGGATCATCGCCGCAGGGATGGGGATTTGTCACCTCGCGTGGCTCCAACTGTTTCGTCGACTTCCCGGCCAGAAGATCCTCGCAGAGATGGACTGGGGAATCCTCGTGTTGTTTGTTGGACTGTTCGTACTCGTGGGGAGTGTCCGTGATACCGTCCTCGTCGAAACGCTTCAGCAGGTCGGCAGCGGATTGGGCTTAGCCGGTGTGACGTTCGTCCTGTCGAACCTCGTCAGTAACGTGCCTGCCGTCGTGTTGTTGTCGACGGCCGTATCCGATCTCACTGGGTGGTATCTTCTGGCAGCGGTCAGCACGCTTGCGGGGAATGCGACGCCGATTGCGAGCGCGGCAACGCTAATCGTCCTCGATCAGGCGAGTCG
- the dpsA gene encoding DNA starvation/stationary phase protection protein DpsA: protein MNTQKTVRQEPGTVKENALRLDTGKAEQIVEALNADLANAYTLYHQLHKHHWNVEGAEFLEVHVFLQEVYEDVEDAADELAERLQALGGVPHGSMTTLAEHATVEVEDENVYDIRTSLSNDLEVMGDIIESYREHVELADSLGDYATGEMLREQLETLEEHTHHIEHYLEDDTLVLESATQ from the coding sequence ATGAACACACAGAAGACTGTTCGACAGGAGCCGGGGACCGTCAAAGAGAACGCGCTCCGACTTGACACGGGCAAAGCCGAACAGATCGTCGAGGCGTTGAACGCAGACCTCGCGAACGCGTACACCCTCTACCACCAGCTCCACAAACACCACTGGAATGTCGAAGGCGCGGAGTTCCTCGAGGTTCACGTGTTCCTTCAGGAGGTCTACGAGGATGTCGAGGACGCAGCCGACGAGCTCGCGGAGCGGCTCCAGGCGCTCGGGGGCGTCCCGCATGGGAGCATGACCACGCTCGCGGAACACGCGACTGTCGAGGTCGAAGACGAGAACGTCTACGACATCCGGACATCGTTGTCGAACGATCTTGAAGTGATGGGCGACATCATCGAGAGCTACCGTGAACACGTCGAACTGGCCGATAGCCTCGGCGACTACGCGACCGGTGAGATGCTTCGTGAACAGCTCGAAACGCTCGAAGAGCACACCCACCATATCGAGCACTACCTCGAAGACGATACGCTCGTGCTCGAATCG